The Deinococcus aerophilus region CTTGTAGGGACGCTCGCTGGTCAAGGCGTCATAGACGTCGCACACAGCAAATACCCGAGCCAGCAGCGGAATATCTGCACCGCGCAGCGCATCTGGATAGCCTGTACCATCCCAGCGTTCGTGGTGGGAACGGACGACCTGCAGCGCCTCGTTGGACACACCGGGAATGTGCCGCGCGAGCACTTCACCGGTCACGGTGTGCTGGCGCATGAGGATCCATTCGGTGTCCGTCAGCCGGCCGGGCTTGAGCAGCACGGTATCGGGAATGTGCACCTTGCCCAGGTCGTGCAGGTAGGCTCCCTCACGCAGGGCCAGCTGCTGCGGCCCGGTCAGGTTCAGGTGCTGGGCCAGCCGCGCCGCCAGCTGCACGACCCGCTGCGTGTGGCCGCTGGTCTCGAAATCTCTGGCCTCCAGAATCAGTCCCAGGGCCAGCAGGGTACCCTCGCGGGCGCGTTCAAGTTCCTGGATGTACGCGACCCGTTCCAGTGCAGTCGCGCTGTGAGCCACCAGACTGCGGGCGAGGTGGGCATCGTCCTCCCCAAAGGGCCGCGGGCGGATCATGGTCAGAACACCCAGGAGCCCGCGCTGACCGATCAGTGGGGCGGCCAGCATCGAGCCGCCCGTGAGGTACACGGGCCGGTAGACCCTGGAGTCCTGGGTAATGTCCGAAACCCGCATGACATCTCCGGCATTTGCGGCGGCCCAGGCCAGTCCCTGGCCCCTGGGCAGAACAATCTGGCCTTCTCCCTCGGGCAGACCCAGGATGTCGCGTGAGGCGAGCTGCCCGAGCTGAGCGTCGTGGGCCAGGAAGACCACCTGCTCGGCGTCCAGCAGCGTGCAGGTCATGTGGGTGATGGCCGAGATGATGGCGGCCTGGTCCGGGGCGTCGCGCAGCGCCACCGTGATGCGTGCCAGGGCCTCCAGCTCGCGCCGCCGCTGCGCTTCCCGCTGGTGGCGTGCGTGGGCCGCGAGGAGGACGGCGGCCTGCGCCCCGAAGGCCGTGGCGGTGGCCTGCGCCCGCGCGCCCATCCCCCCCGCATCCGACAGACGGTCCACGTTGAGGAAGGCGACGACGTGGCCGTCCACCGCCACCGGAACTCCCAGGCTGGCCCCGAGCTCTGTGATGCGCCCGGCCTGTTCGTAGGTCTCCTGCTCTGCCGAATTGTGGTCGATGGCGCTGGAAGCGCGGGTGGCCTGGATCACCTCGGCGCCGCGCAGCACGCGGGCTTGCCCACTGGTCCAGGCGGCTTCAGAACGGGCATACCATGCCTGTTGCGCGGCGGGAGAATGGCGCCGGCCCAGCAACAAATCGTCGAACCCCACCTGCGCCCGCAGCACGAAGTCGCCGTCCTCCTCCACGTACAGCGTGCCTGCCTCCGCCTCGGGCACGCTGCTGATGGCGACGCGCAGCAGGGTGTGCCAGTCCTCGGCCTGCGGTTCATGGTTCATGGACAGCAGTTCGAGGGTCTCCCGGACGGCCGTCCAGGGGTCGGCCTCCGCTCCCTGGGTGCGCAGAGCGTCCGACTGAATCACCAACCGGTCGCGGCCCGCGGCCTTGGCGGCGTACAGTCCGGTGTCGGCCCGCGCCAGGGTCTGCAGGGGGGATTCTCCGGCCAGATGGGCGCTGAGGCCGCCCGAAAGGGTGACTTTCGGTTCTCCCGCCGGTCCCCTGTCCAGGATGCGCACGGCGTTCAGGCAGCGTGCAGCGATCTGCTGCGCCTGATCAGGGGAGAGAAAACGCATCAGCACGGCGAATTCCTCGCCACCGATGCGGAACACCGCGTCGCCGGGCTGCGCCGCTCCGCCCAGCGCCCCGGCGACCCGTTTGAGGACGAGGTCACCGATGGCGTGTCCCAGCCGGTCATTGACCTTCTTGAAGTGGTCGATGTCCATGACCAGCAGGTGGTCACCCGGCGCGAGGCCGGCCAGCGCCTGATCGAACTGCCGGCGGTTGCCCAGACCCGTCAGGGCGTCGGTCTGGGCCTGCTCGCGGTAGATGTGGCTGGCCTGCAGCAGGCGCAGGCGCGACTGGATGACCAGCAGCGCCAGCACGAAGCCCAGGCTGTTGGCGACGAGCAAAAGCAGGGCCTCGCGGAGCGACCCCGCCGAACGCTCCAGCGCCGCTCCGCCCGTCAGCAGGGGCTCCAGCATCACCGGCGAGAACAGCAGGGGCACCGTCCACCACAGCCGGCGGTCATGGCCGGCCGACCGACGCGACACCCGGCCCACCAGCGCCGAGGTCACGAGCACGCCGGCGGTGGACAGCAGGGGCGCCGCCTCCACCCCGCTTCCCTGCACCAGAAACAGCCACAGGAGAACGGGCAGGGCCGCCAGCGCGCCCCACCACGGGCCGTAGGTGGTGGCCATCAGGGCAACCGGAACGAGGCGCAGGTCCAGCGGCAACTCCGCAGTAGGCACGGACGGAACCGTGATCAGCATCAGGCCCGCCACCCCGCCGGCCACGCTGCGTCCCACCCTGTTCACCAGCTGATGGCGGGGCGGCCAGTCCCGGAACAGCAGGCTGCCCGCAAACGCCAGCAGCGTCACGAGGCCGAGGTGGATGATCAGCAGGGTCAGCATGGGGAGGTCTGCACAAACCGCCAGATTCGCCAGCCTAACAGCCGTGGACGGCGGACCACTCCGGGATTTTTCACTCCGGGGTGGTTCACCCACCCCCCCCAGATTCGGACGATGTTCCTGTTCCGGGCGACTCCTGTCTGGTGTGTGTGGTGACGGCCCGGCCCGGCAGGCTCAACGCCGCTGTCCGGAGCCAGAACAACGCCCACGCCCGTTGCGGGACCCGGGCCGCCCCGGGGGTGGGAGCGGCCGGGCAGCAGGTTAATGTCCGGCAAGCAGAGGCAGGGCCAGTGCGAGCAGCTCATCGGGCGCATCGAAGTGGTGCCGGCCCACAAGGGGCGGTACGCCGTGGGCGACGCCGGGCCACTGCTGCGTCAATACCAGCGACTGCTGATGAAAAGCGGCCGATTCCAGTTCACCCACCGCCACCACAAACGGTGCGGGGCTGGTGGGCGGCGTGAAGGCTGGGCTGAGCGAGGTGGCCTGCGCCGCTGAAAGCTGAAGAACCGGTTGCAGTTCGGTCAGGCGCAGCGGCCCCAGATCATACAGCCCGCTGATGCCGATGCCGCCCGCCAGGGCCACGGGCGGCAGGCCGTGCTCGGCCCAGCGGGTGGCATGCACCATGGCAGCGAGGTGGCCGCCGGCGGAATGACCGGCCACGATCAGTGGCTCCGGGAACTCCTGCGCCACCCGGACCGTGGCCCGCCGGGCCTGATCCACGATGTGGTCCAGCGTGACGGCGGGCATCAGGTCATAATCCATGACCGCCACCCGGAGTCCTGCCGCCAGCAGGGGTGGGGCCAGGTAGGAAAAGTGGTCCCGGTGGAAAGCCTGCCAGTAGCCGCCGTGAATGAACAGCACCGTGGCGCGTGCGCCCTCCTCCGCGAAGATGTCGAGCCGCTCCTGCGCCCCCGGGCCATAGGCGAGCACCTGTGGCGGATGCGCGGCCCGCGCTGCGGCGCTGTCCTGCGCCCACGCCTTAAAGTAGGCGGCGGCCTGCGGCACACGCTGGCTGGGCATGTACTCCTGGTTGATGGCCGCGTCGAACACGGCGGCGTAGGCCTCTTCGGGCAGGGAGGCATCGGACAGGGATTCAGGCGTATGGGACATGACAGCGCAAGGCCTCCAATCGGGCGGTGCAGGGCGACAGAAACGGGGGCACGGACATTCGCGGCGGCAGAGAATCGCCCGCCATCTTCGGGCGTCTGCCGCCGGGCTGTCAACGCTGCCGGGCCGCGCGGCTCCGGCACTTCATGTGCGGGCCCCACACAGGGTGTCAGAGTTGCGACAGGCCGGTTTTGTCAGCGTGGAAGCGCGATTCGAACTCTGGGTCACTGGAAGGATGTGGGGAAAAACCTGTGAACCAAGAGCTGCTGCTCAACTTCTGTCTGCTGGTCACGCTGAGTTATCTGCTCAGCGTGACCTACCGGAGTTGGACAGAGCCGAGGTGTGGCCGCCCCATGCTGCTGCGTCTCGCGTTCAAGGCCGTCATGGCGCTGATTCTGCTGAGTTTTCCCGCGCATCTGCAAACGGGAGTCATCATTGACCTGAGGACCGTTCCAGTGGTGATGGCGACCCTGCGCTATGGCCCGGGGGCCGGGCTGCTCGTCGCGTTGCCGGTGCTGCTGTACCGGGCCGTGCTGGGCGGGGTGGGTGTGCCGGTGGCGGTGATCAGTCTCCTGAGCGTCATCGTGGTGGTGTCTGTGCTGCGCCGCCGGTGGCATCTCGCGGAGGCTGCCGGCGACGTGCCCAGGACCCTGGCTCTGGCGGCCACCATGTTTGCGCCCAATCTGCTGTCCCTGCCGCTGCTCACCAGCAGCCTGACGTTGTTTAACCAGATCTACCTGCCCCTCCTGACACTGAATCTGGCCGGATTCTTCACGGCCAACTCGATTGTGCAAAGCCGCCTGCGGCTGCTGCGGCTGACCGCCAGTTTCCGCGAGCAGGCCCATCAGGACCAGCTTTCCGGACTGGCCAACCGCCGGCAGTTTGACCGCGACATCTGCCGGGCCGGGCCGGGCGACCTGCTGTTGATGATCGATATCGATCATTTCAAGAGCGTCAATGATACCTACGGTCATGCCGAAGGCGACCGCGTTCTCGTCGGGGTGGGTCAGGCCCTGCAGTCGGCGCTGCGCCAGCATGATGTGGCCTACCGCTACGGCGGTGAGGAATTCACCGCCATCGTGCGGCGGGTATCGGGCCGACCGCAGGACGTGGCAGAGCGCATCCGGCGCCACCTCGCGGCCCAGCGCTTTGCCAATCTGGGCGACCGGGGCATCACCGTGTCGGTGGGGGTGTCGGCCTGCGGCGAGGTGACGGCGGCAGAGACCGTCCAGCGGGCCGATGAAGCGCTGTATGCGGCCAAACGGGCCGGACGCAACCGGGTACAGGTCTGGGCCAGCGCTCTGGAATCCGGGAGTCAACACGAGGAAGTGGTCCCAGCGGACAGGATCCAACGGGAGTCGGCCCCCTGAGGGCAGCTGGCCGTGGGTACCCGAGGCAGAAGAACAGCGGGCGGGGGGCTTCCGGTGGCCTCCCCGGCCCCCGCCTCTAGCGCGCCAGCTTGAGCAGCCGCACCAGCTCGGTGGGCTCGTCCCCGCGGGCGCGGCACATCTCCACATACGTTTCCAGGATCACATCTCCGCTGGCCTGGAAAGCACTCTTGGCGCTGGCATACACCGTCATCACCTCCACACAGCCCTTCTCCTCCTCCACCATCTTCTGAAGGCCCCGGATCTGTCCTTCCAGGCGGCGCAGACGGTTGAGGATCTTCGTCTTCTCGGCTTCACGGTCACTGACGGGAACGGTCATGGTCACGCTTCAGTATACCCCCTGGGGTATTTGACAGAATAGGGGGAGGGGGTATATGCTGTCGCCATGTACTTCAAACGCTTCTACGACACGGACCTCGCACAGGCCTCGTACATGGTGGGTTGCCAGAAAACCGGTGAATGCTTGGTGGTCGATCCGGTGCGTGACATTGCCCAGTATCTGGAAGAGGCGCGGGCCCAGAAGCTGCGCGTCACCCACGTCACCGAGACGCACATTCACGCCGACTTCCTGTCCGGCAGCCGCGAACTCGCGCAGGCCACCGGCGCCAAACTGCTGCTCTCGGGCGAGGGCGGCGAGGGCTGGCAGTACGGTTACGACGACGGCAACGTGCAGACCCTGCACGGCGGCGACAGCTTCATGGTGGGCAATGTCCGCCTGGGAGTGCTGCACACCCCGGGCCACACCCCCGAACACCTGAGCTTTGTGGTCACCGACACTCCCCGGGGCGACACGCCCAGCATGGTGCTGACCGGCGACTTTGTGTTCGTGGGTGACCTGGGCCGCCCGGACCTGCTGGATGAGGCGGCCGGCGGCACAGACACCCGCTTTGAGGGCGCGCGGCAGATGTTTGCCAGCCTGCGCGACCAGTTTCTGACCCTGCCCGATTACGTGCAGGTCTGGCCCGGTCACGGCTCGGGCAGCGCGTGTGGCAAGTCCCTGGGCGCGGTGCCCACCACCACCGTCGGCTACGAGCGGGCCCTGAGCTGGTGGGGCAAGCTCGTCGAGCAGGGTGACGAGAAGGCATTTACCGAGGAACTGCTCGCCGGGCAGCCTGACGCCCCGCTGTACTACGGACGTATGAAGACCGAGAACCGCGATGGCCCCGCCGTGCTGGGCGAGGTTGGTGCGCTGCCGGAGCTGGACGCCGGAGCCGTACAGGCGAAACTCGCTGGGGGTGCCCGCCTCGTCGATACCCGCAGCCGCGATGCACATCAGGCCGCCGCACCCGTGGGCAGCGTCAACATCCCGGACGGCAATACTTTCGAGACCTGGGCCGGATGGCTGCTGAAGCCGGGCGAGCTGATCCTGCTGGCGAGCCCTGAGCGTGCCACAGAGCTGCGCCGCAAGCTGTGGATGGTCGGCCTCGATCAGGTCGTGGGGTTCATCCCCAGCGCCGCCGAGCTGCCCACTGCCCCCGCCCTGCCCTTCCCGGCAGCCGAACTGCCGGCCCACCAGGGTGCCCTGATCCTGGACGTCCGCAACAAGACCGAGCACCATGACGGCGCGATTCCGGGCAGCCAGCAGCTTCATGCCGGACGCCTTGCGTGGCAGCTGGGCCAGCTTCCGCAGGACCGCGAGATCGTCGTGCACTGTCAGGGCGGAGCCCGCAGCGCGGCCGCCGCCAGCCTGCTGCGCGCCGAGGGCTTCAACGTGACCGAGCTTGCCGGAGGCTACGAAGCCTGGGCGAACAGCCAGCGCAACCCACAGACGGCATAACACACTCTTTCCGGAGGCGGCCTCCACATTGCCGTCTCCGTTTTCATGTCAGGAGAACCCCATGACTTATCAGGATATTTTTACTGCAGAACTGGAGCAGAACAAGCGCAACGGCGCCCGCCTCGTGGACGTGCGGGAGCGCGACGAGTACGTGGCGGGACACATTCCCGGGGCCCAGAACCTGCCCCTGAGCGAACTGCGGGGGCGTGAAGACGAGATCGAACCCGGCACGGTGCTGATCTGCGCGAGCGGCAACCGCTCCTCGCAGGCGGCGGCCTACCTGGTCAGCCTGGGCAAGACCGGCCTGATGAACCTCTCGGGCGGTACGGTGGCCTGGAGCCGCGAGGGCCGCGAACTGACGGGAGGCGAGCAACCGTGATCTTCGCGTGGATCGGGGCCGCCCTGATTGGACTGAGTCTGGGGTTGCTGGGATCGGGCGGCAGCATTCTGACTGTACCGGTGCTGGTCTATCTGGTGGGAGAACCGGAGAAACTGGCCATTGCGGAGAGTCTGGCCATAGTGGGCGGCATCAGCCTGTTTGGAGCCATTCCCTATGCGCTCAAGAAGAAGATTGACTGGCGCTCGGTGCTGTGGTTCGGGATTCCCGGCGTGCTGGGGACCTACGGGGGCGCGGCGCTGAGTGTCTACCTCTCCGGTGTGGTGCAACTGCTGCTGTTCGCCGGTGTGATGCTGCTGGCCTCGGTCATGATGTTCCGCCCCACGGCGGTGGAACCTGAGAACGCCGTCGCCCACCAGCGCTCACCTGTGAAGATTGCGCTCGAGGGGCTCGGTGTCGGGATTCTGACTGGCCTGGTCGGCGTTGGTGGCGGCTTCCTAATCATTCCTGCCCTGGTGCTGCTGGGTGGGCTCCCCATGGGTCTCGCGGTGGGTACCAGTCTGCTGATCATTGCTGC contains the following coding sequences:
- a CDS encoding alpha/beta hydrolase, with the protein product MSHTPESLSDASLPEEAYAAVFDAAINQEYMPSQRVPQAAAYFKAWAQDSAAARAAHPPQVLAYGPGAQERLDIFAEEGARATVLFIHGGYWQAFHRDHFSYLAPPLLAAGLRVAVMDYDLMPAVTLDHIVDQARRATVRVAQEFPEPLIVAGHSAGGHLAAMVHATRWAEHGLPPVALAGGIGISGLYDLGPLRLTELQPVLQLSAAQATSLSPAFTPPTSPAPFVVAVGELESAAFHQQSLVLTQQWPGVAHGVPPLVGRHHFDAPDELLALALPLLAGH
- a CDS encoding HD domain-containing phosphohydrolase → MLTLLIIHLGLVTLLAFAGSLLFRDWPPRHQLVNRVGRSVAGGVAGLMLITVPSVPTAELPLDLRLVPVALMATTYGPWWGALAALPVLLWLFLVQGSGVEAAPLLSTAGVLVTSALVGRVSRRSAGHDRRLWWTVPLLFSPVMLEPLLTGGAALERSAGSLREALLLLVANSLGFVLALLVIQSRLRLLQASHIYREQAQTDALTGLGNRRQFDQALAGLAPGDHLLVMDIDHFKKVNDRLGHAIGDLVLKRVAGALGGAAQPGDAVFRIGGEEFAVLMRFLSPDQAQQIAARCLNAVRILDRGPAGEPKVTLSGGLSAHLAGESPLQTLARADTGLYAAKAAGRDRLVIQSDALRTQGAEADPWTAVRETLELLSMNHEPQAEDWHTLLRVAISSVPEAEAGTLYVEEDGDFVLRAQVGFDDLLLGRRHSPAAQQAWYARSEAAWTSGQARVLRGAEVIQATRASSAIDHNSAEQETYEQAGRITELGASLGVPVAVDGHVVAFLNVDRLSDAGGMGARAQATATAFGAQAAVLLAAHARHQREAQRRRELEALARITVALRDAPDQAAIISAITHMTCTLLDAEQVVFLAHDAQLGQLASRDILGLPEGEGQIVLPRGQGLAWAAANAGDVMRVSDITQDSRVYRPVYLTGGSMLAAPLIGQRGLLGVLTMIRPRPFGEDDAHLARSLVAHSATALERVAYIQELERAREGTLLALGLILEARDFETSGHTQRVVQLAARLAQHLNLTGPQQLALREGAYLHDLGKVHIPDTVLLKPGRLTDTEWILMRQHTVTGEVLARHIPGVSNEALQVVRSHHERWDGTGYPDALRGADIPLLARVFAVCDVYDALTSERPYKAAWTSTSALQEIEAQAGLHFDPEIVTTFISVMSPEPDWENIPEHWVSVVP
- a CDS encoding metal-sensitive transcriptional regulator, with product MTVPVSDREAEKTKILNRLRRLEGQIRGLQKMVEEEKGCVEVMTVYASAKSAFQASGDVILETYVEMCRARGDEPTELVRLLKLAR
- a CDS encoding GGDEF domain-containing protein, with protein sequence MNQELLLNFCLLVTLSYLLSVTYRSWTEPRCGRPMLLRLAFKAVMALILLSFPAHLQTGVIIDLRTVPVVMATLRYGPGAGLLVALPVLLYRAVLGGVGVPVAVISLLSVIVVVSVLRRRWHLAEAAGDVPRTLALAATMFAPNLLSLPLLTSSLTLFNQIYLPLLTLNLAGFFTANSIVQSRLRLLRLTASFREQAHQDQLSGLANRRQFDRDICRAGPGDLLLMIDIDHFKSVNDTYGHAEGDRVLVGVGQALQSALRQHDVAYRYGGEEFTAIVRRVSGRPQDVAERIRRHLAAQRFANLGDRGITVSVGVSACGEVTAAETVQRADEALYAAKRAGRNRVQVWASALESGSQHEEVVPADRIQRESAP
- a CDS encoding MBL fold metallo-hydrolase gives rise to the protein MYFKRFYDTDLAQASYMVGCQKTGECLVVDPVRDIAQYLEEARAQKLRVTHVTETHIHADFLSGSRELAQATGAKLLLSGEGGEGWQYGYDDGNVQTLHGGDSFMVGNVRLGVLHTPGHTPEHLSFVVTDTPRGDTPSMVLTGDFVFVGDLGRPDLLDEAAGGTDTRFEGARQMFASLRDQFLTLPDYVQVWPGHGSGSACGKSLGAVPTTTVGYERALSWWGKLVEQGDEKAFTEELLAGQPDAPLYYGRMKTENRDGPAVLGEVGALPELDAGAVQAKLAGGARLVDTRSRDAHQAAAPVGSVNIPDGNTFETWAGWLLKPGELILLASPERATELRRKLWMVGLDQVVGFIPSAAELPTAPALPFPAAELPAHQGALILDVRNKTEHHDGAIPGSQQLHAGRLAWQLGQLPQDREIVVHCQGGARSAAAASLLRAEGFNVTELAGGYEAWANSQRNPQTA
- a CDS encoding rhodanese-like domain-containing protein, whose amino-acid sequence is MTYQDIFTAELEQNKRNGARLVDVRERDEYVAGHIPGAQNLPLSELRGREDEIEPGTVLICASGNRSSQAAAYLVSLGKTGLMNLSGGTVAWSREGRELTGGEQP
- a CDS encoding sulfite exporter TauE/SafE family protein — encoded protein: MIFAWIGAALIGLSLGLLGSGGSILTVPVLVYLVGEPEKLAIAESLAIVGGISLFGAIPYALKKKIDWRSVLWFGIPGVLGTYGGAALSVYLSGVVQLLLFAGVMLLASVMMFRPTAVEPENAVAHQRSPVKIALEGLGVGILTGLVGVGGGFLIIPALVLLGGLPMGLAVGTSLLIIAAKSFAGFYKYMHVLAEQNLSMNWGLIGLFTAIGIAGSFLGARVGKNISNASLKRGFAGFLVVMGLYVLATNVPKVLHPAPSIEARPAGSSAH